The sequence below is a genomic window from Lolium perenne isolate Kyuss_39 chromosome 4, Kyuss_2.0, whole genome shotgun sequence.
TGGGTCCGTTTGTAATTTTCCTTCTCTTCAAGACCCTTTATGTAATTGTAACTCCACCGTTGATAATGAAGCTCTAGGTCCTTCGGGACCtctcctgttcaaaaaaaaaaaaaatcatggatATATTACCTGCAAGAAAAGAGGCGACGGTGGCAGCCTTTCATTCCCtggaaagcatcaaagtccgtccACCACTTCTTTCTGGCTTGACGTTGTAGTAGGAAAAAACTGTCGTGTCATCACAGCTGGGAAAGGATATATTCGGCAGTGAAATCAACTGAGAATAATTTAaggaaggagaaaagaagaaaagatGTGAGAATAATACTCCAGCTAGCTACTCTACTCTACGTTGAGAAGTGCACGTTACGCCATGATACGATACGACGGTGAGGTTCTGATTTGGTTTTGATACGATGGATGCCAAGGAGAAGGCGACACGACGCAGCACAGCGCCTCAAAGTGTGTCTGAGTGTCAGCTGCGTGCATGTGGGGGTGGGCCACCCCTTTTGCAAAGACTCGAGGTCGAGGGCGCGTTTGACTCCTCCTTCCCGCCATCCACTTGCAAGCATTTCCGTCCCGCCAAATCTCTCATCCAGTTTTTCACCCGGAACGCTGGCTCGAGGCCCGTTAAGGCCCACTTGGATCAAAGTGTCGCCGAGGCCTTTCCGGCCATATTGTCTTAGTTCAACACGGACACGGAGTCCATCTTGCACCACTCCGACTCGGCATGTGTGATGTATGTAATCGTGCCTAAACCCGTAAACCGTGATGATATGTACCTAGGAATACCCGACCACGGCTGGCCTCCTCCAGCCCTGGATCGACATGGAGGCCAAGCATCTGCCGGAGGACCTTCTCCTGGACGTCCTCCGCCGCCTACCTACACGCAGCCTCGCCGTGTCCCGCTCAGTATGTACGGACTGGCGCGCCGCCGTCGAcggccaccgcctcctccgcACGGACCACCTCCCCCTTTCGCTCGAGGGCGTGTTCCTCGGGTGGAGGAAGGACCGCATGCCCGTGCTCTTCTCCCGCCGCTCGACGCACTGCAGGATTTCCGCCGGCATGCGCCACCACCCAACAAACCCCCCTACTACGGTGTTTGATGATGGCGGTGTCAAGGACTGCTGCAACGGCCTCCTCCTGCTCTCGTGGCACGTGCTCAATCCGGCGACCATGGAGTCGGCACGGCTGCCTCCACAACCACAACCGCGTCCGTGCGACGACGCGCGCGGCCTGCCATAGGTGCATGGTGAGCCGTAGCCGTTACCTCGTGTTTGACCTCGCCatgtcgccgcactaccaggtGGTTTCCGTCCCGGATATACCACGGGGCCAGCTCCCCGGCCGTGGGACACGTTTCTAACCACGTGTGCACGGATGAACAACCCGTCTCCGCGATGGAGTGGCCACCCACGCCGTATGTAATGCATGTCTTCTCGTCGGAGACCGGAGAGTGGAAGGAGAGGCCATTTGCTAGGGAAGGAAAGCCCGCTGGAACGGTCGCCGATTGCCAGTCAAAACAGGAATACATGTGCCGCTATGCTGCTTACTGCCACGGAGCACTCTACGTCCCTTGCCATGATGATTTTGTTTTGAGGTACGTATGAGCAACAAATCCACTCCAAACTTCCCGAATCTTGTTTTCTCTATACCAAGCCTAGCTAGCTACTAAAATTCAGCGCTCTTAATAATGTCCTAATGACGATCACTTCCCCTTGCAGGATAAACCTGTCAAATGATAAGTACAAAGTACTTGATATGCCACAAGGAAAGAGGCAGCGATCTCACACACCTCGTCTCTGTAAATCGGAGAAGGGGGTCTACTGCGTGTTCAGTTACGCACGCAATGTGTTCCAGGTTTGGTTCCTCGACGAATCACGTGGGCAGATGGAGTGGGTGTTGAAGAACGACATCAACTTTGGTGAGCTTGTTCATGAATCCCCTTGTACCATTGTTGGCGGATCTTGGATTCTACGAGGATATGACAGTAACAATGCAGAACTAGTCGATGATACCTCTGAATGGGACCCAACCAATGAAAATTTGGTCAGCGCTGAAGCTTGGGTTGGGATGCCCGGTCCTAGCGCAACATTTGATTTCCTTGGACTCCATCCTTATAAACAGATTGCCCTGTTCGGAGCATATGGGAGCATTATGGCCTACCATCTCAGCAGTTCCAAAGTTCGGGACTTGGGTTTCATTCCCATGCAGGGGACCGGGATACAAGTTTCTTTCCCGTACACGCCATGTTGGATGGGTCCGTTACCTGAAACCCAGTTCAGATAGTAGTGCCTTAAAAGTTGCAAAGTTTATTGTGCAACATGTTTTGTTTCTATCTATATAAACTTTGTATATTTTGGCCAACTACATAAAAAATATATGTCAGTATCTACAATGCTAAGTTAGAATTTCTGGAACTGAAAGAGACAACCATTGTTTTGAATACCCGAGAGACTACATGCAGATGCAGTACAACTTTCTAGGCTCGGACTGCATACACCTACTATGTTGTTTACTGAGGCGCATCCTCGCTGCACCACAAGTGAGGATCCTGATTCTGATTGCACAGCTTACCTGGCAGATAATATTTCAATAATGATATGGCTGAAGAATTTATCAGACACAACCTCATCAGGCACTCTAACTGCCGTCCACAAAGAAAGATGCACGCCAAGGAACAGCATGGTAGCATGAAAGTAAAACAGTGAAGTCACAATATCTGCTGGATACCACATATATTTACGGAAAAGCTATGTTCACTTTTCAGAATTGTTGATTTCAAATTGGCAGCTCGCTTTTGGGTCATTGTGGCCAGCCACACCACATGACAAGCATACACAGCCATTCAAGTAACATGTCAGTATGTCACATTTATCAGGAACGCCAGACTCACCTTGTAATCATTCTTGAATGCAAACACAAGATCAATCTTGAAGCACTGGCCTCATCGATGCGTCGTTACGAATCCCATCAATACTTTATATGCTTGTTTACAGATTATTCCTATATTGTGTTTTATTCAAGTAGCGAACTCCTCAGTTTTTCCTAAACTATATATGGAGGGTCATTTCAGATGTAACATGGACCTTTGTGGTGAAAACAATGAAAAATTCATCTAAACCAACTTTTCATCACTTTCACATATGGGCTTATTATTTTCACATATAGAGTTATTTTTACTAAGGTTGTTGATGCCCCTGGAGACTCCAGAGTAGTACTTGAAGTGATGTGCCAGCAATGACACGATGGTAATGAACTCCCCACCATTGCTGAGCTGCCTGGCATGGGACACTTGGCTGCAATGCTTCGCGGCATACAACAGCATCTCCACCCACACCCCTAAGATCAGTTCAAAAAGGTCACGCTGCTCATGCCAACGCAACTCTATGCTGAGAAGCTCGTTGGCGAGCAAGACTGCATACATATTGGCACTGTCACGGATGGATTCCCCATGTGGCTTTGGTGCCCTTACAGATCCCTGAGACAGAGGAGCTGATTAGATGAAAATAGTGCACATTTAATATATCTTAGTATGTAGGCCTTAACATAATTTTCAGAGTAGACATGCACTATCTATTTCAAATTTCTGTATATCGTAGTATGTACGCCCTAACATAATCTCAGGGTAGACATGCACTATCTATTTCAATATTCTGTAAGGATAAAAAAGCAATCCCCCCTCCCCAAaagaatgtgtgtgctatcatagAACATGTTGAGTTTAACTTTGTTTCCTGACTTTTGTTAATAAGGTCTAAGGAAATTCAAAACGAGTCAGCCTTTTCAATTTCATTAGACCATAGTCAAACAAAGTTAGCAAAATTAGAACTGCCTTTTACGATCAGTTTTGTATATATAAGCACATGTTGTTTCTGTTAGTGAAGTCAGCAAGTAAGAAAATTTAAACTTGGTTAAGATCTTTGTATTCTCAAACATGCTCACCAGCGAAATGTGTTTCAGTTGAATTGTCATGGAAGGTATATATAACTACAAATTGAAATTGCAAACAATCAAATGATGCAGAGCTTGAGCCATTGTTTGAAGAATAATTAATGATATAATTTTCAATATAAATGAACTTTGGCCCCACTCAGCCCATACCAGTGCAAATTCGGAGAAACTCCACACCATCTCCGCAAGTTTCTCCCTCTGTGGAATCCTGGAGGGATTGGGGCCATCATGGTGGAACAATTCCTTAAGAATATAGTATGGTTGCCAGCTTATGGGAGATGCCGCCACTGGGTTGTCCTTATCACCAAAGCACACATGGCACTGTCCTTCTATTTGTTCACAGGAGGCAAGGTGTACGTTGTTGCGTGCAGCTCCAGGTAGCATGTCAGGTTTTACCACCAGCAGGAACATCATGTAATTGGATAGCACCTCGGTAGCCTCAGTAAGATATTTTGCATGTTTGGCCTTGGATTTCCTGATGCACAACTCGGTTGCGGTGTGCCAAACAAGGATGCTCTCATCAAAGTCAATGTTGACGCTCCAGCGAGCGAAGTCCTCATATGATTCCATACTTTTCAGTACAAAACTACCCCTTGAGTCCAAATCAGTATCTTTGTCTTGAAGTGCTCGATCTTTGTCTTGCAATGCTTTCAATACCAATTTCTTGAGATCTTGTATTGACAAAGAGTTGGTGTGTGAGAAAGTTCCTGAGAAGTGCTTCTTGTTCCACCAGTCCTGGAGCCCCAACTTTATTGCCAGTCTGGTTCCTATCTCATTCCTGTTGCGGGTGCACAGGTGGAACAAGTTATACTGTCCAATGGAGCCAGACCACAGTCTCCTACTTGCCGGGTGGACACGCCGACTAAAGGAAGTGATAATATGGAGAGGCCACTCCCATCCCCTGCCCCTGCGGTGCAATAAAGAAGATGTCCAGGTGGATAGTAGAGCTCTGCACACTGATATGATCTCCAGGACCAAAGCCCCAACCAGCAACATGTAACTGATAACCAAATCTACTCTGCTGTACCCATTTTCTCGACCAATCATGATTTGAAACAACAGGAACGTGATGGCTGTGCCAAGCAGCGAAATGAAATGGATGCAGAAGCCATACCATGTGTGGATTACTGCTGCCTTGGTGTACAGGAAGTCATACATCAGAGACAGCTCCATCTCGACCAACTTGTATAGATCCTCCCCCATGTAAGATATAACAGACCGTGGTTTAGATTGTGAAAGAACCGATGGATTCGGTAACATTATGATATCAGCAAAGACACCTTTGCAGATATCAAACTGGGAGTGGGCTCCAAGCAGAATTTCCTCTTCACTGGTACCCATGCTCAATAACTGATAAGGGTTAGGCTTGAATTTAGAGACGGTGATGCTGCTGATGTTGCCACAGTTGAGTGCCCATATCCTCTCGCCATACTTGAGAACACCAGCGACAAACATGGAGATGGACGCCAGCAGAAGCAGGGTCACGGTGTCGCCAACATACCTGTATATCACATATGCAGCTCCTAGGACCTGCACGGCGAGTGTTTGCAGGTGGCGAAGCCAGAGCGTATTGTCTTCAAGTGCATATGCTGTGATGTTGTCTGGGCCACCAAGGTGCAGCAAGAGGAATGGTGCCCAGAACGCCACCAGCTGGTGCTCGTCCGACCTATCGTCGACGGATAGGTGGCCAAGTGTGTATATTGCCGTCGAATCAGCCAACAGATAAGCAGACCAGAGGAAGAATTTAAGTGCATTGGAAGAGCTACGCCGGCGGATCCCCCCGAAAATGAGGAGGAATACTTGCAACGTAAAGCTTACAAGAACCAGGATTTGTATCCCCCATTCGTTCCACAGGTCCACTAGCCTTCCAGCCTCCTTTACTCCTGCTTCCATTACTCTGCTCCTCAAAATGTCTGCAGTAACATGTCAAAGAAACAATTTTAGCAAATGTATGTATTGTGTTGTGTCCATGAATATACTGAAAAAAATAAATGTGTAACAGAATGGCTTAAGTAAGCGATCATAAGTGATCACAGTTGGAAAATAAGGAAATGGGTAGCTAATGAAAGATTAAGGCACGTATCGGACATATAATATATAAAGGGCCTATATTGTTCAGATCCAGTCCCAGCATTTCATCTAGCATATGATGCAAACTAAACCATCATAATCTTTATAACCAATGATGCTTTACACTTCATCACTATATAAATACGATTTTAGCTAGTGCTTCATGAATAAGACATGTTAAATAATGTTTTCATATATCCTATCAGTTGATCTGCTGCTGTGCAACTAGCTAGAACAAAATGGAAAAAGGGTTACACCTTGGCTATGCAAGGTCAGAAACAGCAAAGTAAAACCCTCCTGAAATAGACCGACCAACTATTTACTCAAGGCGGAGTCACAGATATGAATTCCAAAAGCAAAAACTCTAGCTGAATTCTAATCGGCTTGATCTTATTTTGCTTTAATAAATTGCAAAGATGGGGCGCATGGGTGAGTTGGAAATTCACACAGGCTCCTCGTAAGTTTGCAGAACGAGTGAGCACATCTGATAGTTTCCTACTACCTCTGATTCAAATTAGTTGCCTAGACAGATTTAGGCAACATTTCCCCTAAATCTGCGtctattaatttggatcggatgtAGTAACATTTCTGCATCTGCATACAATACCTATGCAAATCACTCATGGATGTGCATGCTGAATTTCTCTAAAATCAGTGGTTAAGCTGTAGATGCTTGGTAAAGAACAGAACTTGATCTTTCATGACAACTTAGCACTAGATTTGGTTTTGATATATTAATGCATCTGTTGGAGTCTgcaatttttaatgaattaaatgCCTCTCAAGCACAGATAAGCAAAAGAACATGTGGTGTGCAATTTCCTATCAACCAAAAATGGGGTAAGCCAGCTGGTAACTGGTGATGGTATTGGGACGCATCGTCAGAAATATAACTAATTGGCACTACAAATACAGTGTGATTATTCTAAGGTTAGGCGCATTCAGAAAACAAATAATACCTTGGCTATTTTGAGGACGTTTTAGAGTAGAGTAAATTGCAACTAGCATTCAACCTGGTACTAAGAGGAGTCATTGGAGCGTGTGGAAGCAGCCAAGAATGCAAAGAATAATTGGCCCAAATGGAAAAGATGAGCCACAAATAGTATGGTAGTGATTGGCAATAATAAAAGTAGAGGAGAGGAGTGGATAACAAAATGGTAGACACGGGAGTCTAACGGAATAGATGAATAGATAGGATCTTCCAGTTTTATTTACATGCATGGTGTACGGAATCCTACTAATGGGCAGGGAAAAATTTCAGATGCAGCTTGCTTTCCTTCCTACCTACTCAGACCACCAAATTAACACGCGCAAACATCACTTAATTATGAGCTATCACATCGAGTTGACAAATTGGCTGCCCCTCGTTATTTCTATTCAAAATCTCCAAGTTGTACTTGCTCATGTTGCCTCCAGTTTTTCCAATCTCTTTTTCGCCTTAAATCTTCTAACAACAAACCTCTGGTGTTTTCAACCAACACAAAGGCCAGCCAGGTCACAGGAGGCTGAGATATTAACTAGGTTGAGACTTTTCGGGGCAATCTGAGATGCTGAGCCC
It includes:
- the LOC127297450 gene encoding uncharacterized protein, giving the protein MEAGVKEAGRLVDLWNEWGIQILVLVSFTLQVFLLIFGGIRRRSSSNALKFFLWSAYLLADSTAIYTLGHLSVDDRSDEHQLVAFWAPFLLLHLGGPDNITAYALEDNTLWLRHLQTLAVQVLGAAYVIYRYVGDTVTLLLLASISMFVAGVLKYGERIWALNCGNISSITVSKFKPNPYQLLSMGTSEEEILLGAHSQFDICKGVFADIIMLPNPSVLSQSKPRSVISYMGEDLYKLVEMELSLMYDFLYTKAAVIHTWYGFCIHFISLLGTAITFLLFQIMIGRENGYSRVDLVISYMLLVGALVLEIISVCRALLSTWTSSLLHRRGRGWEWPLHIITSFSRRVHPASRRLWSGSIGQYNLFHLCTRNRNEIGTRLAIKLGLQDWWNKKHFSGTFSHTNSLSIQDLKKLVLKALQDKDRALQDKDTDLDSRGSFVLKSMESYEDFARWSVNIDFDESILVWHTATELCIRKSKAKHAKYLTEATEVLSNYMMFLLVVKPDMLPGAARNNVHLASCEQIEGQCHVCFGDKDNPVAASPISWQPYYILKELFHHDGPNPSRIPQREKLAEMVWSFSEFALGSVRAPKPHGESIRDSANMYAVLLANELLSIELRWHEQRDLFELILGVWVEMLLYAAKHCSQVSHARQLSNGGEFITIVSLLAHHFKYYSGVSRGINNLSKNNSICENNKPICESDEKLV